The genomic region TTATCCCCCTTATCTTGGGATTCGGCTGTAACGTTCCTGCAATTTATGCAACAAGGGCAATGCGCTCGCCGGTTCACAAGCTTATAACAATGACGATAATTCCGTGGATGTCATGTAGTGCAAGACTCGCCGTTTACAGCGTTTTCATAGCAGCCTTTTTCAGGGACGAACGAACACTTATTGTATTAAGCCTATACACAATAGGCATTATAATGGGACTTATATTTGCAAAGGCTATGTCTATATTTTTGATTGATGAAGGGGAAGGTGAATTTTTCATAGAGCTACCTTCATATAAATTCCCTTCACTAAAAGTGGTTTTTAACCAGACTGTCATTGAGGTAAAGGACTTCCTCTCAAAAGCTGGAACAATTATCCTTTTTGCCTCTCTAATAATATGGGTCCTTGCAAGCTTTCCAGCCGGCGTTAAATACGCCGGCGAACACTCCGTAGCCGGAATGGCAGGAAAATGGCTTTTACCCCTGTTTAAACCGTTAGGGATAAATGACTGGAAACCTGTTGTTGCTCTGATTTTTGGCGCCGTTGCAAAAGAAGTAGTTGTAGGTACAATGGGAACGCTATACGGAAACGCAGAGATGCTGTCAGCGGTGCTTAAAACAACGTTTACTCCTGCATCTGCCTTTGCCTACATAGTTTTTGTTCTTCTCTATATCCCATGTATAGCTACAATTTCAGCAATATACCAGGAAAGCGGTTCTAAAAAGTGGGTGGGTTTTATACTAACGGTAGAGCTTGTTGTAGCATGGATTACTGCTTTTGTCTTCTATCACGGAATCAGGCTCTTCGGCGTATAAAATTACTGTAGGGATTTTTTCAGCTTATTAACCTTACCCTCAACCGTTAACTTCGTATCTTTCCTCTCGTCTATTTTTATCGCTGTCACGACCCTTAAAGCGCCTTTCTCAAAAGGCCTTCTATGAATCTCAAGAGCCAATTGAAGCAGCTCCTCAACTTCACCTTGAACGATAACGCCCATCGCAGTAAGCTGAAAATGATAGCCTTTTTCTTTCAAAAACTTATAAGCATAGGAAACGTATTCACTAACACACGGATCTCCCGTACCTACAGGAACAACAGAAATCTCCATAACTGCCATTACTCTTCTTCTCCCTCTTCAAAAAGATACTTTAAAAGTTCTTCAAACTCTGCCTTTTGCTCACTCGTGTAGTGAGGGTTACCGTCAAGGGATATAATAGAAACTCTCTGAATAACATCTTTCGTCACATATATGGGGGCACCCAGCCTTACAGCAACATTAATTGAATCACTCGGCCTTGCATCTATGTTTATAACTTCACCATCGTAACGTCTAACTACAATGGTGGCAAAGTAGATTCCATTGTCAAAGTCATTAATAATTACCTTCTCCACCTCTCCTCCAAGAGCCTGAATCATGTCACATATAAGGTCGTATGGAAAAGGTCTCGGTGCAACAGCTCCCAAAAGGTGCGTTTCAAGAAGCTCCGCTTCGTATTCACCTATCCAGATAGGTATTGCAAAGTTCTCCTCGACGTTCCCCAAAATAATGATAGGAAGACCGCTCAACCTATCGTGTGTTATTCCTATAACAGACACCTCTACCATCTCTCCACTCCTGCCAGCTGTTTTATTACTTTACCCCTCATGTAAAACGGTGTTGCCTCCTCTATCTCAACGTTTATAAGATTACCAATGA from Desulfurobacterium sp. TC5-1 harbors:
- a CDS encoding MTH1187 family thiamine-binding protein codes for the protein MAVMEISVVPVGTGDPCVSEYVSYAYKFLKEKGYHFQLTAMGVIVQGEVEELLQLALEIHRRPFEKGALRVVTAIKIDERKDTKLTVEGKVNKLKKSLQ
- a CDS encoding bifunctional nuclease family protein; amino-acid sequence: MVEVSVIGITHDRLSGLPIIILGNVEENFAIPIWIGEYEAELLETHLLGAVAPRPFPYDLICDMIQALGGEVEKVIINDFDNGIYFATIVVRRYDGEVINIDARPSDSINVAVRLGAPIYVTKDVIQRVSIISLDGNPHYTSEQKAEFEELLKYLFEEGEEE